From a single Poecilia reticulata strain Guanapo linkage group LG2, Guppy_female_1.0+MT, whole genome shotgun sequence genomic region:
- the LOC103457655 gene encoding NACHT, LRR and PYD domains-containing protein 12-like, whose amino-acid sequence MEDLDLKKDRAEPSGSISPSMRSDWSKPEPPGFSNEPGPSDRKGQNLRGRAEPPGSSCPSIRSDRSQDPPPDFSTEPGPSEPERRERSTVGEEEQLSCCGLCQKVLMDPFSTSCGHWFCRECIRAYGDQSSGPLSCPQCGERPRAGTGLLTVNQSSCAPDVLQEVLDEHKISLRTRCESVTEGIDATGSRTLLNRIYTDLFITEGQSEDVNTQHEVKQLERVSKIQQLHGSAIRCHDIFKVFPDQHGVIRVVLTNGIAGVGKTFSVQKFTLDWAEGLENQDVSVVVLLSFRELNLIRAEQHSLLSLLHVFHPTLQKLPAEQLVKCKLLFIFDGLDESRMSLDFNSSQLVADVTQKSSVNVLLTNLIQGNLLPLALIWITTRPTAANQIPPSSVSRVTEVRGFTDAQKEEYFRRRFSDEELSSRVISHIKTCRSLHIMCGIPVFCWITATVLERMLTSEQRGELPKTMTDMYSHFLLVQTKRKNKKYHGGHETSPQELMEADREVFLKLGRLAFEHLEKGNIMFYQEDLEQCGLDVTEASVYSGVCTEISEIFKRESMIFQKSIYSFVHLSIQEFLAAVYMLHCFASRKSEVIKTFLGEHDTLRYTWMFNWFLGKQYIETSLGEFMEKVMEKSLSSKNGHLDLFVRFLHGLTVESNQRLLEHLLGQTENSPETIQAIITNLKKMNTDRISADRSINIFYCLMEMNDLSFYQEIQRLLDSGKQLSVTNCSALAYMLQMSEVLDELDLEKYNTSQYGRQRLIPAVRNCRKARLGGCELQKGECEIVASALKSNPDLTEVEISRIYIDECGVSEMKNLLEILESSVSKVKKLRLDCSLSEASWTSLSSALKSNPTHLTRLDLAYTNLGDSGVKELCGFLQTEGCRLETLGLFSCSLSKISCDYLASALKSNSLHLTELELRRNDLKESDVQQLKDLVETVK is encoded by the exons ATGGAAGATCTGGATCTAAAGAAGGACAGAGCAGAACCTTCAGGATCCATCAGTCCATCTATGAGGAGTGACTGGTCCAAACCTGAACCTCCAGGCTTCAGTAATGAACCTGGACCCTCCGACAGAAA agggCAGAACCTCAGAGGGAGAGCAGAACCTCCAGGATCCAGCTGTCCCTCCATAAGGAGTGACCGGTCCCAAGATCCTCCTCCAGACTTCAGTACTGAACCtggaccatcagaaccaga gaggagggagaggagcaCTGTTGGTGAGGAGGAGCAGCTGTCCTGCTGTGGTTTGTGTCAGAAGGTTCTGATGGATCCGTTCTCCACCAGTTGTGGACACTGGTTCTGCAGAGAGTGCATCAGGGCATACGGGGACCAGTCTTCTGGACCCTTGTCCTGCCCCCAGTGTGGAGAAAGACCTAGAGCAGGAACTGGACTGCTGACAGTCAATCAGAGCAGCTGTGCTCCAG ATGTTCTGCAGGAGGTTCTAGATGAACATAAAATCAGTCTGAGGACAAGATGTGAAAGTGTGACGGAAGGAATTGATgcaacaggaagtagaaccCTCCTCAACAGGATCTACACTGATCTCTTCATCACAGAGGGACAGAGTGAAGATGTTAACACCCAGCATGAGGTGAAACAGCTCGAGAGAGTTTCCAAGATCCAGCAGCTCCATGGGTCTGCAATCAGGTGCCACGACATCTTTAAAGTCTTCCCTGACCAACATGGAGTCATCAGAGTGGTTCTGACCAACGGCATTGCTGGTGTTGGAAAAACCTTCTCAGTGCAGAAGTTCACCCTGGACTGGGCTGAGGGCTTGGAGAACCAAGATGTCAGTGTGGTGGTTCTGCTTTCCTTCAGGGAGCTGAACTTGATCAGAGCTGAGCAGCACAGTCTTCTCTCGCTGCTCCACGTTTTCCATCCAACACTCCAGAAGCtcccagcagagcagctggTTAAATGCAAACTTCTCTTCATCTTTGATGGCTTGGATGAAAGCAGAATGTCACTGGACTTCAACAGCAGTCAGCTGGTTGCTGACGTCACACAGAAGTCATCAGTCAACgttctgctgacaaacctcatcCAGGGGAACCTGCTTCCCTTGGCTCTCATCTGGATAACTACCAGACCTACAGCGGCCAATCAGATCCCTCCTTCATCGGTTTCCAGGGTAACAGAAGTACGAGGCTTCACTGACGCCCAGAAGGAGGAGTACTTCAGGAGGAGGTTCAGTGATGAAGAGCTGTCCAGCAGAGTCATCTCCCACATCAAGACCTGCAGGAGCCTCCACATCATGTGTGGAATCCCAGtcttctgctggatcactgctaCAGTTCTGGAGAGAATGTTGacctcagagcagagaggagagctaCCCAAGACCATGACTGACATGTACTCACACTTCCTGTTGGTccagacaaagaggaagaacaagAAGTACCATGGAGGACATGAGACAAGTCCACAGGAGCTGATGGAGGCTGACAGGGAAGTTTTTCTGAAGCTCGGGAGGCTGGCGTTTGAACATCTGGAGAAAGGAAACATCATGTTCTACCAAGAAGATCTGGAGCAGTGTGGTCTKGATGTCACAGAGGCCTCAGTGTACTCAGGAGTTTGTACAGAGATCTCAGAGATCTTCAAAAGAGAGAGTATGATCTTCCAGAAATCAATCTACTCCTTTGTTCATCTGAGCATCCAGGAGTTTCTAGCTGCAGTCTACATGCTCCACTGTTTCGCCAGCAGGAAGTCAGAGGTGATCAAGACATTCCTGGGGGAACATGACACTCTCAGGTACACATGGATGTTCAATTGGTTCCTGGGAAAACAATACATAGAAACATCTTTAGGTGAGTTCATGGAGAAAGTCATGGAGAAATCCCTCAGCAGTAAAAATGGCCACCTGGACCTGTTTGTCCGCTTCCTTCATGGTCTCACTGTGGAGTCCAACCAGAGACTCTTAGAGCATCTGCTGGGTCAGACAGAGAACAGTCCAGAAACTATCCAGGCAATCATCACCAACCTGAAGAAGATGAATACTGATAGAATCTCTGCTGACAGAAGCATCAACATCTTCTACTGTCTGATGGAGATGAACGACCTCTCATTTTATCAGGAGATACAACGGCTGCTGGATTCAGGGAAGCAGCTCTCAGTGACTAACTGTTCAGCTCTGGCCTACATGCTGCAGATGTCAGAGGTTCTGGATGAGTTGGACCTGGAGAAGTACAACACATCACAGTATGGACGTCAGAGACTGATTCCAGCTGTGAGGAACTGCAGAAAGGCTCG ACTTGGTGGCTGTGAACTCCAAAAGGGTGAATGTGAAATTGTGGcttcagctctgaagtccaacccAGATCTGACTGAAGTGGAAATAAGTCGGATCTACATAGATGAATGTGGAGTCTCTGAGATGAAGAATCTGCTTGAGATCCTGGAGAGTTCAGTCAGTAAAGTGAAGAAACTGAG ATTGGACTGCAGTTTGTCAGAGGCCAGCTGGACTTCTCTGTCCTCTGCTCTGAAGTCCAACCCGACCCATCTGACAAGACTGGACCTGGCCTACACCAACCTGGGAGATTCTGGAGTGAAGGAGCTCTGTGGTTTTCTACAGACTGAAGGCTGCAGACTGGAGACACTGGG gttgttcagctgcagtttgtcaaaGATCAGCTGTGATTAtctggcctcagctctgaagtccaacaGCCTCCATCTGACAGAACTGGAGCTGAGACGCAACGACCTGAAGGAGTCAGATGTTCAGCAGCTGAAGGATCTTGTAGAGACTGTAAAGTAA
- the fbxo3 gene encoding F-box only protein 3 has product MAASSELQLDQLPSDPLLHVLSYLSFRDLVHCSYVSKRLSDLSKHNPLWKRHCCKHWLLTDAERLQRGLSWYGLFKLYFADLGRYIRYYAELKNAWEQLKSFLQQRCPRMIVSLKDGATEAELDDIEAQIGCKLPDDYRCSYRIHNGQKLVIPGLMGSMSLSNHYRSEVLLDVETAAGGFQHRKGMRRSLPLTFCFHTGLSQYVALEDAEGRRQGESFYPCPDQTAQDPSAIDMFITGSSFLDWFSSYVNNVVTGEFPIIKEQIFRYSHEKGCVATTGDISVSVSTSFLPELSSVHPPHFFFTYRIRIEMSRTASPDAACQLDSRYWRITTSDGNVEEVAGPGVVGEFPVMTPGKVHEYASCTTFSTPSEFMEGHYTFHNLANKEEVFQVAIPRFHMVCPPYREPESPSKASTSHTAPYSDDEDDNDSRGRFGALRGINMSSLDSSRCPKFT; this is encoded by the exons ATGGCAGCCTCCTCGGAGTTGCAGCTGGACCAGCTCCCCTCGGACCCGCTGCTCCACGTCCTGTCCTACCTGAGCTTCAGAGACCTGGTCCA cTGCAGCTACGTCAGCAAGAGGCTCAGTGATCTGTCCAAACACAACCCACTGTGGAAGCGTCACTGCTGCAAACACTGGCTGCTGACAGA TGCGGAGCGGCTGCAGCGTGGCCTCTCCTGGTACGGCCTCTTTAAGCTCTACTTTGCCGATCTGGGTCGCTACATCCGGTACTACGCCGAGCTGAAGAACGCCTGGGAGCAGCTCAAGAGCTTCCTGCAGCAGAGATGTCCACGCATGATCGTTTCCCTCAAAG ACGGCGCCACGGAGGCGGAGCTAGACGACATCGAGGCGCAGATCGGCTGTAAGCTGCCAGACGATTACCGCTGCTCCTACCGGATCCACAACGGCCAGAAGCTGGTGATCCCAGG GCTGATGGGCAGCATGTCCCTGTCCAACCACTACCGCTCCGAGGTGCTGCTGGACGTGGAGACGGCAGCCGGCGGCTTCCAGCACAGGAAGGGGATGCGGCGCTCGCTGCCGCTCACCTTCTGCTTCCATACCGGCCTCAGCCAGTATGTGGCCCTGGAGGACGCCGAGGGCCGCCGGCAGGGAGAGAGCTTCTATCCCTGCCCT GACCAAACGGCTCAGGACCCATCGGCCATTGACATGTTCATCACAG gCTCCAGCTTCCTGGACTGGTTCAGCAGCTACGTCAACAACGTCGTCACAGGAGAGTTTCCCATCATCAAAGAGCAGATCTTCAG GTATTCTCATGAGAAGGGTTGCGTCGCGACCACCGGCGACATCTCCGTCTCCgtctccacctccttcctgccGGAGCTGTCCTCCGTCCACCCGCCGCACTTCTTCTTCACGTACCGCATCAG GATAGAGATGTCCAGAACTGCCTCACCAGACGCAGCGTGTCAGCTGGACAGCCGCTACTGGAGGATCACCACCTCCGACGGAAACGTGGAGGAGGTTGCGGGTCCGGGTGTGGTTG gggaGTTCCCGGTCATGACGCCTGGCAAAGTGCACGAGTACGCCAGCTGCACCACCTTCTCCACGCCGTCGGAGTTCATGGAGGGTCACTACACCTTCCACAACCTAG CCAATAAGGAAGAGGTTTTCCAGGTGGCCATTCCTCGCTTCCACATGGTCTGTCCTCCCTACAGAGAGCCGGAATCTCCATCT AAAGCTTCGACCAGCCACACGGCTCCCTACAGCGACGATGAAGACGACAATGACAGCAGAGGAAGGTTTGGTGCTCTGAGAGGCATCAACATGTCCAGCCTGGACAGCTCGCGGTGTCCCAAGTTCACCTGA